The Triticum aestivum cultivar Chinese Spring chromosome 7B, IWGSC CS RefSeq v2.1, whole genome shotgun sequence genome window below encodes:
- the LOC123156062 gene encoding defensin Tm-AMP-D1.2-like → MGSPRRMSVAPTALLILLLLVATEMGTMKVVEARTCQSRSHKFKGGCFSDSNCANVCHTENFPRGTMPHYVEPKCYCERDC, encoded by the exons ATGGGGTCCCCTCGCCGCATGTCCGTCGCGCCCACCGCCCTCCTCATCCTACTCCTCCTCGTCGCCACGG AGATGGGGACGATGAAGGTGGTGGAGGCCCGGACGTGCCAGTCGAGGAGCCACAAATTCAAGGGCGGCTGCTTCAGCGACAGCAATTGCGCCAACGTGTGCCACACCGAGAACTTCCCCCGCGGGACCATG CCCCATTACGTCGAGCCCAAGTGCTACTGCGAGCGGGATTGTTGA